One Hippoglossus hippoglossus isolate fHipHip1 chromosome 5, fHipHip1.pri, whole genome shotgun sequence genomic window carries:
- the osgn1 gene encoding oxidative stress induced growth inhibitor 1, translated as MDLDDKEVLSGEIVPVVIIGNGPSGICLSYLLSGYTPYLSPGASHPNPLLHSKLGEQPHLSLLEQDLEYLCEGLEGRSTNPMAVLFDSLLLPDSDFGLDYTSPLEWRFEPERAIPHLVLGKGPPGGAWHAMEGSMLTLSLANWMELPGLKLKDWMREKRRNVRNDRATPAEIASYYQHYVSQMSLEQSFACGTTVTSVTRQLSNQEGSPSYWRVTGLQRREGEELGDGSSVSDEVPFSLLAHNVVLATGTHDIPARLGVEGESLPFVCHSFWELEAAISSGELDQTSDAVLVVGAGLTAADAVLATHHLNTPVYHAFRRSVTDPGLIFNQLPKVLYPEYHKVHQMMTQQQHQPTPPPQDHAQNTDSTPSSPPSSYSGYLSFPCHRVVAFRPDRKCILESESGQRTVVQVSKALVLIGAHPNLSFLEDNGRKLGVNTKEPITCRRNPIEVDPFTSKVVAAEGPGMYAMGPLVGENFVRFLKGGALAIASDLAKRLKEGGEGGDLATDTLMDKWLERQTTTQTEGEACVVDS; from the exons ATGGATCTCGATGATAAAGAAGTTCTCTCCGGAGAGATTGTGCCTGTGGTGATAATtg GTAACGGTCCGTCAGGCATCTGTCTGTCATACCTGCTGTCAGGTTACACCCCCTACCTGTCGCCTGGGGCATCGCACCCCAACCCCCTGCTGCACAGCAAGCTGGGAGAGCAGCCTCACCTGTCGCTGCTggagcag GATCTGGAGTACCTGTGTGAGGGGTTGGAAGGCCGGTCGACCAATCCCATGGCCGTGCTCTTTGAttcgctgctgctgcctgacagCGACTTCGGCCTGGACTACACCTCTCCACTGGAGTGGAGGTTCGAGCCCGAGCGGGCCATCCCACACCTGGTGCTGGGGAAGGGTCCACCTGGAGGAGCCTGGCAT GCGATGGAGGGCTCCATGCTAACTCTGAGCCTGGCTAACTGGATGGAGCTTCCCGGACTCAAACTGAAGGACTGGATGAGAGAGAAGCGCAG AAATGTTCGCAACGACCGCGCCACACCAGCCGAGATAGCCTCCTACTATCAACACTACGTTTCCCAGATGTCCCTGGAGCAGAGCTTCGCCTGCGGGACCACCGTCACCTCGGTAACCAGGCAGCTCAGCAACCAGGAGGGGTCGCCGTCCTACTGGAGAGTGACGGGACTGCAGCGCCGCGAGGGGGAGGAGCTGGGAG ACGGTTCCTCTGTTTCGGACGAGGTTCCTTTCTCACTCTTGGCCCACAACGTGGTTTTGGCAACGGGGACCCACGACATCCCAGCCAGACTCGGCGTGGAGGGCGAGTCCCTGCCATTTGTCTGCCACTCTTTCTGGGAGCTGGAGGCGGCCATCTCGAGTGGCGAGCTCGACCAGACGTCGGACGCCGTGCTGGTGGTGGGGGCGGGTCTCACGGCGGCTGATGCAGTGCTGGCCACTCACCATCTCAACACGCCCGTCTACCACGCCTTCAGACGGTCAGTCACGGACCCGGGTCTCATCTTCAACCAGCTGCCCAAAGTTCTCTACCCAGAATACCAcaag GTTCACCAGATGAtgactcagcagcagcaccaacCGACTCCTCCCCCACAGGACCACGCCCAGAACACCGACTCCACCCCTTCCTCGCCCCCCTCTTCCTACTCGGGATACCTGAGCTTCCCGTGTCACCGGGTCGTGGCGTTCAGACCAGACCGAAAGTGCATCCTGGAGTCCGAGTCCGGCCAGCGGACAGTGGTCCAGGTCTCCAAGGCTCTGGTTCTTATCGGCGCCCATCCCAACCTTTCCTTTCTGGAGGACAACGGGCGTAAACTCGGCGTCAACACCAAAGAGCCGATCACATGCCGGAGGAACCCGATCGAGGTGGACCCGTTCACGAGCAAGGTGGTCGCAGCAGAGGGGCCCGGCATGTACGCCATGGGGCCGTTGGTTGGCGAGAACTTTGTGAGGTTCCTGAAGGGAGGAGCGCTGGCTATCGCTAGCGACCTCGCCAAGAGACTAAAagaggggggggaagggggggatTTGGCCACAGACACATTAATGGACAAATGGCTGGAGAGACAGACGaccacacagacagagggagaggccTGTGTCGTGGACTCGTAG
- the LOC117761014 gene encoding tubulin-specific chaperone cofactor E-like protein gives MNIKPSAEGEAMQRFGSMETQDDINGRTFVEVIRERYSPENFPWCTGPDIRVVVVPSAGPQGSPLKDRVNLPSVLVLDSWGISQAGDQAWIVAFCAHVSKLDLSHNKLQDWHEINKIVSNTPNLESLNLSYNPLAGVTLEPWCTKAFFRVRSLGLNNTKVSWDTVLLLIREIPELEELFLSLNGYSSLTAPSVAFPSLRLLHITHNSLQDWAEVRKFSSMFPSLDTLVMANNNLASIQDNKDVLQRLFPNLRSINLHNSGLNRWEDVEKLNFFPKLEEVQLQGIPLLQTFTEEERIHLTIAQLPAISWLNGSVVTDCEREAAERFFIRYYFDYPEEELPDRYHSLVAKYGKLEPLAEIDLRPRCCAQVEVHCEEKVQQLTIRLDQTVAVLKKQLTTVVQLSTNSMRLYYIDRTSVFGPEEMKFNTRALHSYSIQDGDQLLVVPKTNRKAAVKLAD, from the exons atgaaCATTAAAcc ATCAGCCGAGGGGGAGGCCATGCAACGCTTCGGATCAATGGAGACACAGGACGACATAAATGGTCGTACCTTTGTGGAGGTGATCAGGGAACGGTACAGTCCAGAGAACTTCCCGTGGTGCACAGGACCTGATATAAGGGTGGTGGTCGTGCCCAGCGCAGGTCCTCAAGGTTCCCCTTTGAAAG ACCGTGTGAACCTGCCCAGTGTGCTGGTGTTGGATAGCTGGGGCATCAGCCAGGCAGGAGACCAGGCGTGGATCGTGGCTTTCTGTGCTCATGTCAGTAAGCTGGACTTGTCCcacaacaagctgcaggactGGCACGAG ATCAATAAAATTGTCTCCAACACCCCAAACCTGGAGTCCCTGAACCTGAGCTACAACCCGCTGGCAGGAGTAACCCTCGAGCCATGGTGCACCAAAGCCTTCTTCCGGGTCCGTAGTCTCGGCCTCAACAACACCAAAGTGTCCTGGGACACGGTGCTGCTGCTCATTCGGGAGATACCTGA GCTGGAGGAGTTGTTCCTGTCCCTTAATGGCTACAGCAGTCTGACTGCCCCCAGTGTTGCCTTTCCCAGCCTGCGCCTGCTCCACATCACCCACAACAGCCTCCAGGACTGGGCCGAGGTCCGCAAGTTCAGCTCCATGTTCCCCAGCCTGGACACGCTGGTCATGGCCAACAACAACTTGGCTTCCATTCAGGACAACAAAGACGTCCTGCAGCGGCTCTTCCCCAACCTGCGCAGCATCAACCTGCACAACTCAG GTCTAAACCGATGGGAAGACGTTGAGAAGTTGAACTTCTTCCCCAAGTTGGAGGAGGTGCAACTGCAGGGCATCCCCTTACTGCAGACCTTCACCGAAGAAGAACGAATACACCTCACGATAGCACA GCTTCCTGCAATATCATGGCTAAACGGCAGTGTTGTGACTGACTGTGAGCGGGAAGCTGCCGAGAGGTTCTTCATCCGTTACTACTTCGACTACCCTGAAGAGGAGCTGCCTGACAG ATACCATTCCCTGGTCGCCAAGTATGGGAAGCTGGAGCCCCTTGCCGAGATTGACCTCCGACCTCGCTGCTGCGCCCAGGTGGAGGTTCACTGTGAAGAAAAAGTGCAACAG cTGACCATCCGTTTGGACCAGACAGTAGCTGTGCTGAAGAAGCAGCTGACGACGGTGGTCCAGCTGTCCACCAACAGCATGAGGCTGTACTACATCGACAGGACCAGCGTCTTCGGTCCAGAGGAAATGAAGTTCAACACCCGGGCCCTCCACTCCTACAGCATCCAAGATGGTGATCAACTGTTGGTGGTACCCAAGACCAACAGGAAAGCGGCTGTCAAACTGGCTGATTAG